In a genomic window of Virgibacillus sp. SK37:
- the dnaG gene encoding DNA primase: protein MAKQIPEEMIEEIRNANDIVDVIGDYVQLKKQGRNYFGLCPFHGENTPSFSVTQEKQIFHCFGCGKGGNVVTFLMELENYSFYEALQYLAKRVGKELPDASSGKTASLSSENQSILSAYEWLTKLYHHLLRYTKDGKEGYSYFQSRNVSDHAIDEFQLGFAPNIKDFTAEFLKKKGFHQQLLVKAGLVSLQDDNSVTDRFRGRVIFPIRNHLGQTVGFGGRSLGSGEPKYLNSPESELFQKGRLLYNFDLAKKHIRKESRVIIFEGYMDVISAYQAGIKNSVATLGTALTEYQAKLINRYVDTSILCYDADQAGLEATYKAATLLRRVGSDVKIAQLKDGKDPDDFIREHGAEAFENEAIRSSDTFMAFMMRYLKKDFNLSLEGDRIDYVEAVLKQLALIESSIEREYYLKELSVEFDISMETLAQEINTLRENSGVLKDNTDKKSYTNTNGAKYKRQKLMPAYYNAERQLLSYMLQDGTIADKVREEIGASFNLEEHKIIVTYLYAFYEEEQLPDVSLFIERLDEPNLRKLVSEIAITDIQRDISDQEINDYIKIIRAESQDKANIVSLKEQQRIAEKQSDPIRAAQILSQIIEMQKQMKNTY from the coding sequence ATGGCTAAGCAAATTCCTGAAGAAATGATAGAGGAAATACGAAACGCCAATGATATTGTGGATGTAATTGGTGATTATGTCCAATTAAAAAAACAGGGCAGAAACTATTTTGGTCTTTGCCCCTTTCATGGTGAAAACACGCCTTCTTTTTCAGTTACCCAGGAAAAGCAGATTTTTCATTGTTTTGGTTGCGGAAAAGGCGGGAATGTTGTTACATTCCTTATGGAGCTTGAAAACTATTCCTTTTATGAGGCATTACAGTATCTTGCTAAGCGTGTAGGCAAGGAGTTACCTGATGCAAGCTCTGGTAAAACAGCATCTTTATCTAGTGAAAATCAAAGTATATTATCTGCTTATGAATGGTTAACGAAACTGTATCATCATTTACTACGATATACAAAAGATGGAAAGGAAGGTTACAGTTACTTTCAAAGCAGAAACGTAAGTGATCATGCGATTGATGAATTTCAGCTGGGTTTTGCTCCCAATATAAAAGATTTTACTGCAGAATTCCTTAAAAAAAAGGGATTTCATCAGCAATTATTGGTGAAAGCAGGTTTAGTCTCCTTACAAGATGATAATAGTGTAACTGACAGGTTTAGAGGAAGGGTCATATTTCCGATAAGGAATCACCTTGGTCAGACAGTTGGTTTTGGCGGACGTTCTTTAGGAAGTGGAGAGCCAAAATATTTAAATAGCCCCGAAAGTGAACTATTTCAAAAGGGGAGGCTATTATATAATTTTGATTTAGCAAAAAAACATATTAGGAAAGAAAGTCGCGTAATTATATTTGAAGGATATATGGATGTGATATCGGCTTATCAAGCAGGTATAAAAAATAGTGTAGCCACATTAGGCACGGCTCTTACTGAATATCAAGCCAAGTTGATTAACCGCTATGTTGACACATCTATACTCTGCTATGATGCTGATCAGGCTGGTCTGGAAGCAACGTATAAAGCCGCCACTCTATTACGCAGAGTGGGTTCAGATGTGAAGATAGCGCAGCTTAAGGACGGTAAAGATCCTGACGATTTTATCAGAGAACATGGCGCCGAGGCATTTGAAAATGAAGCGATACGAAGCAGTGACACATTCATGGCCTTTATGATGCGATATCTGAAAAAGGATTTTAATCTAAGTCTGGAAGGTGACCGTATTGATTACGTAGAGGCTGTTCTTAAACAGCTGGCTTTGATTGAGAGTTCCATTGAACGGGAATATTATTTAAAAGAGTTAAGTGTGGAATTCGACATATCCATGGAGACACTTGCCCAGGAAATAAATACGTTACGGGAGAATTCCGGTGTTTTAAAGGATAACACAGACAAGAAAAGCTATACTAATACAAATGGAGCTAAATACAAGCGGCAGAAGTTAATGCCCGCTTATTACAATGCTGAAAGACAGTTGCTTTCTTATATGCTTCAAGATGGGACAATTGCGGATAAAGTTCGCGAAGAAATCGGCGCTTCCTTTAATTTGGAAGAACATAAAATAATTGTTACTTACTTGTATGCTTTCTATGAAGAAGAACAATTACCCGATGTGAGTTTGTTTATTGAACGACTTGATGAACCAAACTTAAGGAAGTTGGTAAGCGAAATAGCCATAACTGATATTCAACGAGATATTAGTGACCAGGAGATTAACGATTATATTAAAATAATTAGAGCAGAATCTCAAGACAAAGCTAACATTGTTTCATTGAAAGAACAGCAAAGAATTGCAGAAAAACAGAGTGACCCAATAAGGGCTGCACAAATATTGAGTCAAATAATTGAAATGCAAAAACAAATGAAGAATACGTACTAG
- a CDS encoding deoxyribonuclease IV has product MVKIGSHVSMSGKKMLLGSSEEAASYGANTFMIYTGAPQNTRRKPIEELNIIAGREHMAEHGIEDVIVHAPYIINIGNTIKPATYELGVTFLRNEIERTEAIGARQIVLHPGAHVGEGAEQGIKKIIEGLNEVLEKDSEVQIALETMAGKGTEIGRTFDEIAKIMDGVTHNENLSVCMDTCHIHDAGYNIIEDFDGVLNEFDNIIGLDKLKVIHVNDSKNVQGAHKDRHENIGFGHIGFEALHYIVHHPQLKDLPKILETPYVGEDKKNKKPPYKFEIEMLKAEKFNPKLKDIIMQA; this is encoded by the coding sequence TTGGTAAAGATTGGGTCACATGTTTCCATGAGCGGAAAGAAAATGTTATTAGGATCGAGTGAGGAAGCTGCATCCTATGGAGCTAACACCTTTATGATTTATACAGGAGCTCCTCAAAATACGAGAAGAAAACCAATTGAAGAGTTAAACATTATTGCTGGAAGAGAACATATGGCGGAGCATGGAATAGAGGATGTTATCGTTCATGCACCTTATATCATTAATATTGGTAATACAATAAAGCCAGCAACCTATGAGCTTGGAGTAACTTTTTTAAGGAATGAAATTGAAAGAACAGAAGCAATTGGAGCAAGACAAATTGTACTGCATCCTGGTGCACACGTAGGTGAAGGAGCGGAACAGGGAATTAAAAAGATTATTGAAGGGTTAAATGAAGTACTGGAAAAAGATAGTGAAGTACAAATCGCTTTAGAAACGATGGCTGGAAAAGGAACCGAAATAGGTAGAACTTTTGATGAAATTGCGAAAATAATGGATGGCGTGACCCATAATGAGAATTTGTCTGTATGTATGGATACATGCCACATCCACGATGCAGGTTATAATATCATTGAAGACTTTGATGGTGTTTTGAATGAGTTTGATAACATCATTGGTTTAGACAAATTAAAAGTGATCCATGTAAATGATAGTAAAAATGTTCAGGGAGCGCATAAAGATAGACATGAGAATATTGGCTTTGGCCATATTGGTTTTGAAGCATTACATTATATTGTTCATCATCCTCAGTTGAAGGATTTACCAAAGATATTGGAAACACCTTATGTTGGAGAGGATAAGAAAAATAAAAAGCCCCCTTATAAGTTTGAAATTGAAATGCTTAAAGCGGAGAAATTTAACCCGAAATTAAAAGATATTATTATGCAAGCATAG
- a CDS encoding NfeD family protein: MEIFELAWIGFIITCLGTLFLIGEVIVNMRGIFALLGIGFITIYFATYVDTGSFFIMLIIYFVGLLLIIIDGKLLNDGTLTTLGIASMLTSVALAAPDLTTGLYAVLGVLIGGGLSLFFLKVFKRRDMWSKITLKDQLTKEAGYNSMNNTYEGLVGQKGITLNDMRPVGTVRINKKDYSAVSNGEWIARDTDVLVSQVDGTKILVEKINN; the protein is encoded by the coding sequence GTGGAGATCTTTGAGTTAGCATGGATTGGATTTATTATCACTTGTTTAGGTACTTTATTTTTAATTGGAGAAGTTATTGTAAATATGCGAGGGATTTTTGCTTTGTTGGGAATAGGTTTTATTACTATCTATTTTGCAACATATGTTGATACAGGCTCCTTTTTTATTATGCTTATTATTTACTTTGTAGGATTATTACTTATCATCATAGATGGAAAGCTTTTGAACGATGGCACATTGACCACCTTAGGAATCGCCAGCATGCTTACTTCTGTAGCTTTAGCGGCCCCTGACTTAACTACAGGCCTATATGCAGTTTTAGGTGTATTAATTGGTGGAGGGCTCTCATTATTCTTTTTAAAGGTATTCAAACGAAGGGATATGTGGAGCAAAATTACACTAAAAGATCAGCTGACCAAGGAAGCTGGTTATAATTCCATGAATAATACGTACGAGGGGTTAGTTGGACAGAAAGGTATAACCCTAAATGATATGAGACCGGTTGGTACGGTTAGGATTAATAAAAAGGATTACAGTGCAGTGTCAAACGGTGAGTGGATAGCTAGAGATACCGATGTTCTTGTAAGCCAAGTGGATGGAACAAAAATACTTGTTGAAAAAATAAATAATTAG
- a CDS encoding DUF2624 domain-containing protein codes for MSTFIKGLIKNKLKQISVDELVNYGKEYGFTLTQTEAKQIINYLHQKPIDPFTSNGREVMFRDLARITDLETARKAQKVFYKLIKSYGVEHLFDE; via the coding sequence ATGTCCACCTTTATCAAAGGACTTATCAAAAACAAACTTAAACAAATTAGTGTAGATGAATTGGTTAATTATGGAAAGGAATATGGTTTTACGCTAACCCAAACAGAGGCGAAACAAATTATAAATTATTTGCATCAAAAACCAATCGATCCTTTTACAAGTAATGGCAGAGAGGTAATGTTTAGAGATTTAGCAAGGATTACAGACTTGGAAACCGCAAGGAAAGCCCAAAAAGTTTTTTATAAGCTAATTAAATCATATGGAGTAGAGCATTTGTTTGATGAATAA
- the rpoD gene encoding RNA polymerase sigma factor RpoD, whose translation MAENKPSQSKGNESELTLEQAKDQLLEMGKKRGVLAYEEIADRLSNFVIESDQMDEFYDYLGEQGVEIIGESEDDPNMQQIAKEEEFNLNDLSVPLGIKINDPVRMYLKEIGRVDLLSAAEEIDLATRIEKGEEEAKRRLAEANLRLVVSIAKRYVGRGMLFLDLIQEGNMGLIKAVEKFDYRKGFKFSTYATWWIRQAITRAIADQARTIRIPVHMVETINKLIRVQRQLLQDLGREPTPEEIGEEMELSPDKVRDILKIAQEPVSLETPIGEEDDSHLGDFIEDQEAVSPSDHAAYELLKEQLEDVLDTLTDREENVLRLRFGLDDGRTRTLEEVGKVFGVTRERIRQIEAKALRKLRHPSRSKRLKDFLD comes from the coding sequence ATGGCCGAAAATAAGCCTTCCCAATCAAAAGGAAATGAGTCAGAATTAACACTTGAACAAGCAAAAGATCAGTTATTGGAAATGGGTAAGAAACGTGGTGTTCTGGCTTATGAAGAAATAGCAGACAGACTTTCCAATTTCGTGATTGAATCTGATCAAATGGATGAATTCTATGATTACCTTGGTGAACAGGGTGTTGAAATTATTGGTGAATCAGAAGATGACCCAAATATGCAGCAAATAGCGAAAGAAGAAGAATTCAACCTAAATGATTTGAGTGTACCATTAGGAATAAAAATTAACGATCCCGTCCGGATGTATTTAAAAGAAATTGGACGAGTGGACTTGCTTTCAGCTGCTGAAGAAATTGATCTGGCAACTAGAATTGAAAAAGGGGAAGAGGAAGCAAAGCGTCGCCTTGCTGAAGCAAACTTACGTCTAGTAGTTAGTATTGCAAAAAGATATGTTGGTCGTGGGATGCTTTTTCTAGATCTTATTCAAGAAGGTAACATGGGCCTAATTAAAGCTGTAGAAAAATTTGATTATCGCAAAGGGTTTAAATTCAGTACGTATGCTACTTGGTGGATACGTCAGGCTATTACAAGAGCTATTGCGGATCAGGCGCGTACCATTCGTATACCGGTGCATATGGTGGAAACAATTAACAAATTAATTCGCGTACAAAGACAGCTTTTACAGGATTTAGGCAGAGAACCAACACCTGAAGAAATAGGCGAGGAAATGGAGCTCTCTCCTGATAAAGTTCGTGATATATTGAAAATCGCCCAAGAACCTGTGTCATTAGAAACACCAATTGGAGAAGAAGACGACTCTCATCTAGGTGATTTTATAGAGGATCAGGAAGCTGTTTCCCCATCTGACCATGCAGCATATGAATTATTAAAAGAACAGCTTGAGGATGTTCTGGACACATTAACAGATCGTGAAGAAAATGTGCTAAGACTACGCTTTGGATTAGATGATGGTAGAACAAGAACCCTGGAGGAAGTTGGAAAAGTGTTTGGAGTAACCAGGGAAAGAATCCGTCAGATAGAGGCAAAAGCACTTCGGAAATTGAGACATCCAAGTCGTAGTAAGCGACTTAAAGACTTTTTGGACTGA
- the cccA gene encoding cytochrome c550 yields the protein MKRNPVVPYAIIALIGILAVIVISFVGLNQRDDIQQAEEGGGESTEEAQEGASDDPQAIFEGNCASCHGADLSGGAGPDLTQVGSRLSAEEIQDVIINGKGSMPAGMATADEAKILADWLAEKK from the coding sequence ATGAAAAGAAACCCGGTTGTTCCATATGCTATCATTGCACTAATAGGAATTCTAGCAGTAATTGTTATTTCTTTTGTAGGGTTGAATCAAAGAGATGATATTCAACAGGCAGAAGAAGGCGGAGGAGAAAGTACAGAAGAGGCACAAGAAGGAGCTTCGGACGATCCTCAAGCAATTTTTGAAGGAAACTGTGCAAGCTGCCATGGTGCAGATTTATCAGGTGGTGCAGGTCCTGACTTGACTCAAGTTGGAAGCAGACTCTCCGCTGAAGAAATTCAGGATGTTATCATAAATGGTAAAGGTTCTATGCCTGCTGGAATGGCGACAGCTGATGAGGCCAAGATTCTAGCTGACTGGCTTGCCGAAAAAAAATAA
- a CDS encoding tRNA (adenine(22)-N(1))-methyltransferase TrmK, which yields MTNNIKLSKRLKQTASYLPMGANFADIGSDHAYLPCYVCLKDKQAKAIAGEINDGPFQSATQTVREHGLEEVVDVRLGDGLDVLTADEVTQVVIAGMGGALIRSILQKGINKLESVERIIAQPNVDARDVREWFKNNNFIITEETIIEENGHIYEIVVGDRHSGVVYPELSQKQLLFGPLLLENKPEAFYTKWAEEYEKLNRVISQMRLAKHLNSEKLNRFETELRWMEEVLQYDGKSKQ from the coding sequence ATGACAAACAACATTAAACTATCTAAAAGACTGAAACAAACAGCCTCTTATCTTCCAATGGGCGCAAACTTCGCAGACATTGGTTCGGACCATGCTTATTTGCCTTGCTATGTTTGTCTAAAAGATAAACAAGCTAAAGCGATCGCAGGTGAAATAAATGATGGACCATTTCAAAGTGCTACACAAACTGTTCGGGAACATGGATTAGAAGAAGTTGTTGATGTGCGTTTAGGCGATGGACTTGATGTGCTCACAGCTGATGAAGTTACTCAAGTTGTTATTGCTGGAATGGGCGGGGCTTTAATTCGTTCTATCTTACAAAAGGGAATAAACAAATTAGAAAGTGTTGAGCGAATAATTGCACAGCCGAATGTTGACGCAAGAGATGTACGTGAATGGTTCAAGAACAATAATTTTATAATAACTGAGGAAACTATAATTGAAGAAAACGGCCATATATACGAGATTGTAGTTGGAGATCGGCATTCGGGAGTAGTTTATCCGGAGTTAAGTCAAAAACAGCTGTTATTTGGTCCTTTATTGTTGGAAAATAAGCCTGAAGCGTTTTATACTAAATGGGCAGAGGAATATGAGAAGCTCAACCGTGTTATAAGCCAAATGAGGCTGGCAAAGCATTTAAACAGTGAGAAATTAAATAGATTTGAAACGGAACTACGATGGATGGAGGAGGTTCTTCAATATGATGGCAAGTCTAAACAATAG
- a CDS encoding DEAD/DEAH box helicase has protein sequence METTSFQDFSFHPVMNDIIKRLNFHEPTPIQRKVIPAVLEGKSVIGQSRTGSGKTHAFLLPLINKIDANKREVQFVITAPTRELATQLFDEVKKVIHYAGRDQQWNAKLLVGGTDKQKMMEKLKEPPHIVVGTPGRILDMVKEDALSIYTAKSFVIDEADLMLDLGFIHEVDQLLVRADQQIQLLVFSATIPQKLQHFLKKYLDNPVHIKMEDHFSPETMEHLLVDVKHREEADIIYEISKTIQPYLAIIFTNGKELANQLAASLQDRGIDVGLIHGGLAPRERKRVLKEIQGLRYQYIVATDLAARGIDIKGVSHVINAQIPKEEEFYIHRVGRTARAGMEGTAISLYRENDLKLISKLEQKGLEFTYVDVRNGEWKDAKPWNQRSLRKNAATDIDKEAWKRVTKAKKVKPGYKKKMKKQHASIKKQLSKNNKFKK, from the coding sequence ATGGAAACGACTAGTTTTCAAGATTTCTCATTTCACCCAGTTATGAACGATATAATTAAAAGATTAAACTTTCACGAACCAACTCCAATTCAACGAAAAGTGATACCAGCCGTTTTGGAAGGGAAAAGTGTGATTGGTCAATCACGCACTGGTTCGGGAAAAACGCATGCATTTCTGTTGCCATTAATTAACAAAATAGATGCAAATAAGCGGGAAGTACAATTTGTCATTACTGCACCTACACGTGAGTTAGCAACACAATTATTTGATGAAGTGAAAAAAGTTATCCATTATGCAGGTAGGGATCAACAATGGAATGCTAAGTTATTAGTAGGTGGTACAGATAAGCAGAAAATGATGGAAAAACTAAAAGAACCTCCACATATCGTGGTGGGGACCCCAGGTCGCATTCTGGATATGGTGAAAGAGGATGCTCTTTCTATCTATACTGCTAAATCCTTTGTAATTGATGAAGCAGATCTAATGCTTGATTTAGGCTTCATCCATGAAGTGGATCAACTTTTGGTGCGGGCAGATCAACAAATACAGTTGTTAGTTTTTTCTGCAACTATTCCACAAAAACTACAACATTTTCTAAAGAAATATTTAGATAACCCTGTTCATATTAAAATGGAGGATCATTTTTCTCCAGAGACAATGGAACATCTATTAGTTGATGTGAAGCATCGTGAAGAAGCTGATATTATTTATGAAATCTCAAAAACGATCCAGCCATACTTAGCTATTATCTTTACAAATGGAAAAGAGTTGGCAAATCAGTTAGCTGCTTCTCTTCAGGACAGAGGAATAGATGTGGGGCTTATCCATGGTGGGCTTGCACCTAGGGAGAGGAAACGTGTCTTGAAGGAAATTCAAGGATTACGTTATCAGTATATTGTTGCAACTGATTTAGCGGCTAGAGGTATTGATATAAAAGGAGTTAGTCATGTAATAAATGCACAAATTCCGAAAGAAGAAGAGTTCTATATCCATAGAGTCGGACGAACTGCTCGTGCAGGAATGGAAGGCACTGCAATTAGTTTATATAGAGAAAATGATCTTAAATTAATTTCTAAATTAGAACAAAAAGGTTTGGAATTCACTTATGTCGACGTACGTAATGGGGAATGGAAGGATGCTAAACCATGGAACCAGCGTTCACTTCGCAAAAATGCAGCAACAGATATTGACAAAGAAGCATGGAAACGCGTTACTAAAGCAAAAAAGGTAAAACCAGGGTATAAAAAGAAGATGAAAAAACAACATGCTTCAATAAAAAAGCAATTAAGCAAAAATAATAAATTTAAAAAGTAA
- a CDS encoding Na/Pi cotransporter family protein: protein MYVEIDIQALLFEFIGGLGIFLLGIKYMGEGLQKSAGDRLRDILDKFTSNPFMGVLAGIIVTVLIQSSSGTTVLTVGLVNAGFMTLRQAIGVIMGANVGTTVTAFIIGIDIGEYALPIIAVGCFLLFFFSNQKVNAIGQTIFGFGALFFGLELMSSGMSPLRSLESFHELTVNMSSNPILGVIIGTVFTLIVQSSSATIGILQGLFAEGAIELKAALPVLFGDNLGTTITAIIASIGASVAAKRAAYTHVIFNLVGATIFLVFLGVFTQLIIYLQNQLNLNPEMTIAFAHGSFNITNTIIQFPFIGALAWIVTKIIPGEDTIVEFKPKHLNPIFIQQSSTLALDQAKAEVIRMGEYAYKGLEETNLYLNTHQQKHSEIAMQIEGAINNLDRKITDYLIDISSGSLSEFESAKHTALMDSVRDIERIGDHFENIIELIDYKISNKVNLTEKAQEDLNDMFDLTISTVKQAVDALDKMDREAALAVIQKEDQIDKMERNYRKKHIIRMNEGQCTGSAGIVFVDIISNLERIGDHAVNIAEEVLGE from the coding sequence ATGTACGTGGAAATCGATATACAAGCATTGCTGTTTGAATTTATTGGTGGTCTGGGAATATTCCTTCTCGGGATCAAGTATATGGGTGAGGGCTTGCAAAAATCAGCAGGAGACAGGCTCAGAGATATACTTGATAAATTTACAAGTAACCCTTTTATGGGAGTGCTTGCTGGGATCATAGTAACTGTTCTTATCCAAAGTAGTTCAGGTACTACTGTATTAACTGTTGGACTTGTTAATGCTGGTTTTATGACCTTAAGACAAGCAATTGGCGTTATAATGGGTGCAAACGTAGGTACCACAGTTACAGCATTCATTATTGGTATTGACATTGGAGAATATGCACTTCCTATTATTGCTGTGGGTTGTTTCTTGTTATTTTTCTTTAGCAATCAAAAAGTCAATGCAATTGGACAAACTATCTTTGGTTTTGGTGCTTTGTTTTTTGGTTTGGAGCTAATGAGCAGTGGTATGTCTCCTCTTCGTTCTTTAGAATCATTCCATGAATTAACTGTTAACATGAGCTCAAATCCAATCCTGGGGGTAATAATTGGAACTGTTTTCACACTAATTGTACAAAGTTCCAGTGCCACAATAGGAATATTACAGGGGCTATTTGCTGAAGGTGCAATTGAATTAAAAGCAGCCTTACCTGTCTTATTTGGTGATAACCTTGGAACAACAATCACTGCTATTATTGCATCGATTGGGGCTTCAGTTGCAGCAAAAAGAGCAGCATATACACATGTAATCTTTAATTTAGTCGGGGCTACCATATTTTTGGTATTTTTGGGAGTATTTACACAACTTATTATTTACTTACAAAACCAGCTTAACCTAAACCCTGAAATGACTATTGCATTTGCTCACGGAAGCTTTAACATTACGAATACAATTATTCAATTTCCTTTTATTGGGGCTCTCGCATGGATTGTAACTAAAATCATTCCTGGCGAAGATACTATTGTCGAATTCAAACCAAAGCATCTTAATCCTATATTTATTCAACAATCCTCTACTTTAGCATTAGATCAAGCAAAAGCTGAAGTTATTCGGATGGGTGAATATGCATATAAGGGTTTGGAAGAAACAAACTTGTATTTGAATACACATCAACAGAAACATTCGGAAATTGCAATGCAAATAGAAGGTGCGATTAACAATCTGGATCGAAAAATAACAGATTATTTAATTGATATTTCTTCCGGTTCACTTTCTGAGTTCGAGAGTGCTAAGCACACCGCGCTAATGGACTCTGTAAGGGATATCGAGAGAATAGGTGACCATTTCGAGAATATTATTGAGTTAATTGATTATAAAATATCAAATAAAGTAAACTTAACAGAAAAAGCTCAAGAAGATCTTAATGATATGTTTGATTTAACGATTTCTACGGTTAAGCAAGCAGTAGATGCACTTGATAAGATGGATCGTGAAGCAGCTCTGGCAGTAATTCAAAAAGAAGATCAAATTGATAAGATGGAAAGAAACTACAGAAAAAAACATATTATACGAATGAATGAAGGTCAATGCACGGGCTCAGCTGGTATTGTATTTGTTGACATTATTAGTAATCTTGAGCGTATTGGCGATCATGCAGTAAATATTGCAGAAGAAGTTCTTGGTGAATAA
- a CDS encoding Nif3-like dinuclear metal center hexameric protein: protein MMASLNNSDIFRMMEEWAPKSLAYDWDRIGLQVGSFNAKVKKIMVTLDVLESVVDEAIIKGVDLIIAHHPLLFKPIKQLNFDNPKGRIIKKLIQHNITVYAAHTNLDAADGGVNDMLSDALGVKHPEVLIKESNEELFKLIAYVPLSHIDEVQNAFSSAGAGHIGDYSHCTFQTNGKGTFKPLEGSNPYIGNQNEIEFVNEAKMETIVQKSKLSKAVDNLLHAHPYEEPAYDIAPLANKGKEIGIGRVGEIDPISLSDLCDKIKSAFGLTALRVTGELTQTVSRVAVLGGSGENYISAAKQSGADVYITGDVTFHNAQDAWQMGLSIVDAGHYIEQIMKEATKKYLDQKLLDTSISVVVSEVNTDPFQFV from the coding sequence ATGATGGCAAGTCTAAACAATAGTGATATTTTTCGTATGATGGAAGAATGGGCTCCTAAAAGCCTTGCATATGATTGGGACCGGATTGGTCTACAGGTTGGTTCATTTAATGCAAAGGTGAAGAAGATTATGGTTACCCTTGACGTTCTGGAATCTGTTGTAGATGAAGCTATCATAAAAGGTGTAGATTTAATCATTGCCCATCATCCTTTATTATTTAAACCAATTAAACAATTAAATTTCGATAATCCTAAGGGAAGGATAATTAAGAAATTAATACAGCATAATATAACTGTTTATGCTGCCCACACAAACTTGGATGCAGCGGACGGTGGCGTAAATGACATGTTATCTGATGCGCTTGGGGTCAAGCACCCTGAAGTTTTAATAAAAGAGAGTAATGAAGAATTATTTAAGCTGATTGCATATGTTCCGTTAAGTCATATAGATGAAGTCCAGAATGCGTTTAGCTCTGCAGGAGCGGGGCATATCGGTGATTACAGTCATTGTACTTTTCAAACAAATGGTAAAGGAACATTTAAGCCTTTAGAAGGCTCCAATCCTTATATTGGAAATCAAAATGAAATAGAATTTGTAAATGAAGCTAAAATGGAAACAATTGTGCAAAAGTCGAAGTTGAGTAAAGCTGTTGATAACTTACTTCACGCTCATCCTTATGAAGAACCAGCGTACGATATCGCCCCATTAGCTAATAAAGGAAAAGAAATAGGAATTGGCAGAGTAGGAGAAATAGATCCTATTTCACTTAGTGATCTATGCGATAAAATAAAAAGCGCTTTCGGTCTTACTGCACTGAGAGTAACCGGGGAATTAACTCAAACTGTAAGCAGGGTAGCTGTTTTAGGTGGTAGTGGAGAAAACTATATTTCAGCTGCAAAGCAAAGTGGAGCAGATGTATATATTACTGGTGATGTTACTTTCCACAACGCTCAAGATGCTTGGCAAATGGGATTGTCTATAGTAGATGCCGGGCATTACATTGAACAAATTATGAAAGAAGCTACCAAAAAATATTTGGATCAGAAACTTCTTGATACTTCCATTTCGGTTGTCGTGTCAGAGGTTAACACGGATCCATTTCAGTTTGTATAA
- a CDS encoding superoxide dismutase encodes MAKFELPELPYAYDALEPTIDKETMNIHHTKHHNTYVTKLNGALEGHEDLKNKSLNDLISNLDAVPENIRTAVRNNGGGHANHSLFWKLMSPNGGGKPTGEVADKINDKYGSFEKFQEEFAAAAAGRFGSGWAWLVVNNGEIEIMSTPNQDNPLMEGKKPILGLDVWEHAYYLKYQNKRPDYISAFWNVVNWDEVEKNYNEAK; translated from the coding sequence ATGGCAAAATTTGAATTACCAGAACTACCATACGCGTATGATGCGCTAGAACCTACTATTGATAAAGAAACGATGAATATTCACCATACGAAGCACCATAATACTTATGTGACTAAGCTAAACGGTGCTTTGGAAGGTCATGAGGATCTTAAAAACAAATCTCTAAACGACCTTATCAGCAATTTAGATGCCGTGCCGGAGAATATTCGCACAGCAGTTCGTAATAACGGTGGCGGTCATGCAAACCACAGTCTTTTCTGGAAGCTAATGTCTCCAAATGGTGGCGGCAAGCCAACAGGTGAAGTTGCAGATAAGATTAATGATAAGTATGGCAGCTTTGAGAAATTCCAAGAAGAATTTGCAGCAGCAGCTGCTGGCCGTTTTGGATCTGGCTGGGCATGGTTAGTAGTAAATAACGGAGAAATTGAAATCATGAGTACTCCAAATCAAGATAACCCGTTAATGGAAGGAAAGAAACCAATTTTGGGACTTGATGTTTGGGAGCATGCTTACTATTTAAAATATCAAAATAAGCGTCCTGATTATATTTCAGCTTTCTGGAATGTAGTCAACTGGGATGAAGTAGAAAAGAATTACAACGAAGCTAAATAA